The Kiritimatiellia bacterium genome has a window encoding:
- a CDS encoding Na+/H+ antiporter subunit E, producing MKQIAMFLMLLLFWVLLVWPFETVDGVCRIAGSEILPGALVALLVTLIMRKDIPRSFATWINPVRLFWFAAYLAVFVFYVIRANFDVAYRILHPAMPIRPGIVKVKTSLKTGAGMAMLSNAIALTPGTLTLHADKNGDLYVHWINVKADDVAGATRHIVSRFEWFIKRILEQA from the coding sequence ATGAAACAAATCGCCATGTTTTTGATGCTGCTGCTCTTCTGGGTCCTGTTGGTCTGGCCCTTTGAGACGGTGGACGGCGTTTGCCGCATTGCCGGCTCGGAAATCCTGCCGGGCGCCCTTGTGGCTTTGCTGGTGACGTTGATCATGCGGAAAGATATTCCCCGAAGTTTCGCGACCTGGATCAATCCGGTGCGCCTCTTTTGGTTCGCGGCCTATCTGGCGGTGTTTGTTTTCTACGTGATCCGGGCCAACTTTGACGTGGCCTACCGGATTCTGCATCCCGCCATGCCCATTCGCCCCGGAATTGTCAAGGTAAAAACCTCCCTGAAAACGGGCGCGGGAATGGCCATGCTTTCCAACGCCATTGCCCTGACGCCCGGCACATTGACCTTGCACGCGGATAAGAATGGCGACCTTTACGTCCATTGGATCAATGTGAAAGCCGATGACGTTGCGGGCGCAACCCGGCATATTGTCAGCCGTTTTGAATGGTTCATCAAGAGGATTCTGGAGCAGGCCTGA
- a CDS encoding monovalent cation/H+ antiporter complex subunit F: MFFISAYLVLLICCGLCLYRVGRGPTAADRATAIDIFGIVVLCFTALLSLKTGRAFYMDIGIAWAIISFIGTIALAKHLEGRGFDE, translated from the coding sequence ATGTTTTTCATTTCTGCATACCTGGTTTTGCTGATCTGTTGCGGCCTGTGCCTTTACCGAGTGGGCCGCGGGCCGACTGCCGCGGACCGCGCCACGGCCATAGACATTTTCGGCATCGTGGTGCTCTGTTTTACGGCTTTGCTTTCGTTGAAAACCGGCCGGGCGTTCTACATGGATATCGGCATCGCCTGGGCGATTATCAGTTTTATCGGCACCATCGCGCTTGCCAAGCATTTGGAGGGGAGGGGGTTTGATGAGTAA
- the mnhG gene encoding monovalent cation/H(+) antiporter subunit G produces the protein MSNVIGMIFVVIGLAFNVLGCVGMIRLPDIYNRLQAATKCVTMGTCMVMLGVIIASGFSGSAQLSARCLICMVFVLITAPTAAHALAHGAYSFGARLWEKSVVDRYKEDFPEISRKHEQPPPPTQETK, from the coding sequence ATGAGTAACGTTATCGGGATGATTTTTGTTGTGATCGGGCTGGCCTTCAATGTGCTGGGCTGCGTCGGCATGATCCGTCTGCCCGACATATACAATCGTTTGCAGGCCGCCACCAAATGCGTTACCATGGGCACCTGTATGGTCATGCTCGGCGTGATAATCGCATCCGGTTTCTCCGGTTCGGCGCAGTTGAGCGCGCGCTGTCTGATCTGCATGGTGTTTGTCCTGATCACCGCTCCCACCGCCGCCCATGCCCTGGCCCATGGCGCCTATTCGTTCGGCGCCCGGCTCTGGGAGAAAAGCGTTGTTGACAGGTACAAAGAGGACTTTCCGGAAATATCGCGCAAACACGAACAACCGCCCCCGCCGACACAGGAAACAAAATGA
- a CDS encoding 4Fe-4S binding protein, with protein MKLPCLFQFRILSLAIRSFFARAFTTRFPAAPYEPIRQFRGRPRYHAEDCIGCGACAEVCPAEAIKLVDDLSGPKPARRLTQYLDTCIQCGQCERYCPTEKGIKLSNEYDYAGFSKSDFEESVEKDLLLCECCGAVIAPLDQLRWLVRRLGPLAFTNPTLMLVSARELAVVGENVKIAADKTVRAARVSIQCPKCRRKSALAV; from the coding sequence ATGAAACTGCCCTGTCTTTTTCAATTCCGGATATTGAGTTTGGCGATCAGGTCTTTTTTTGCGCGGGCTTTCACCACCCGTTTTCCGGCCGCGCCCTATGAGCCCATCCGCCAGTTCAGGGGCCGCCCGCGCTATCATGCCGAGGACTGCATAGGCTGCGGGGCCTGCGCGGAGGTTTGCCCCGCCGAGGCCATCAAGCTGGTTGATGATTTGTCCGGCCCAAAACCGGCCCGCCGGCTGACCCAGTATCTGGATACCTGCATCCAGTGCGGCCAGTGCGAAAGATATTGCCCGACCGAAAAAGGCATAAAATTATCCAATGAATACGATTATGCCGGCTTTTCAAAATCCGATTTTGAAGAAAGCGTGGAAAAAGACCTTCTGCTCTGCGAATGCTGCGGCGCTGTGATCGCGCCTTTGGACCAGTTGCGCTGGCTGGTCAGGCGTCTTGGCCCGCTCGCTTTCACCAACCCCACCTTGATGCTCGTTTCCGCGCGCGAGCTGGCCGTGGTCGGCGAAAACGTGAAAATCGCGGCGGATAAAACCGTGCGCGCCGCGCGCGTGAGCATCCAATGCCCTAAATGCCGGCGCAAGTCGGCGCTGGCGGTTTAG